CTTATGACTTGTTCTTTGTTCACAAACGGGCACCTCCTGTTGGCTTATTCGACTTTCTCTTTTTGGTGTGCAACCAAATAGCTGTCAAACCAATCTGTCGTATATTGCAGTCTCAACACGCGTTGCCGAGGATCACCACTGCGGGAAAGCTCATGACTGGCACCCGGGAAGCGAACAAACGACACCGGAGCCTTACCTTGATGCTTCAACGTTACATAAAGCTGCTCGGCCTGTTCGATTGGGCAACGGTAGTCATGTTCCCCATGCATGATCAGCAGAGGCGTCTCGATGTTCTCTACCAAGCGAATCGGTGAATGCTGCCACATTTTTTCCGGATTCGTGAATGGATTTGCCTGAATCTCTTCGGCAGTGAAGTAGTAACCGATATCACTGACACCGTAAAAGCTGACCCAGTTGCAAATACTTCGGTCGGTTACACCCGCTTTGAATCGATTGGTTTTACCAACGATCCAGTTCGTCATGAAGCCACCGTAGCTGCCGCCTGCTACACCCAAGCGGTCCTCATCGACAAAATCGAAATGGTCGCATGCATATTCCACGGCTGTCATCAAATCGCGATAATCGTTCCCTCCATAGTCACCGCAGCACGCCTGAACAAAACGCTCTCCGTAGCCAAAGCTCCCTCTCGGATTCGTATAGAGTACAGCGTAACCTTTTGCAGCGAGCAGCTGGAACTCATGGAAAAACGTATTTCCGTACATGCTGTGAGGACCACCATGGATTTGCAGAACCATCGGATATTTTTTTCCTTCTTCAAAACCGACAGGCTTGAGCATCCAGCCATGCAGCTTCCAGCCATCCTTTGCGACAAACTCCATTTCTTCTGGAACAGGGAGCTCAATCCCCGCAAATAGCTCTTTGTTCAGTGCTGTCAAACGTTTTTCTTCTCCGTCCTTCAGACCTACTTGATACAAGTCGCCCGGCGTAAACGGATCACTGATGGCAGCAACCACCGTTTGGTCTTTTTCATGCAGCGAAAAACCGTAAATATTCCGGTTGCCCGCTACAACATTCGTGACTTGTCCGTCCAGTGTTACGTGATAAATGCCGGAATTTCCTCGCTCACTTGCAATAACATACATGCCTCTTCCGTCCGCTGTCCATACAGCGCCTGGATTCGGGTGACCTGGCGAGCGCATGTCTCCGATGGTGGAATCGCCAACCTGAACGTCCCAATCCGCTGTGATGCAAGTATAGTCGCCCTTTTCAAAATCATACACCCAGATGCGCTTCTGCGCTGCGTACAATTGGGTGTCCGATTCACTTCCGATATACGCTAGCTTCTTACCATCATGTGACCAGGTTGGATAGGCAAAGGTCCCCTTACTATTGGTCAGCTTTTTCCATTCTCCCCCTTCCGAAGGGATAAGAAAAACGTCGATACTATGCTGAAAATCAGGATCCTCCGCTCGGTTCGCCGTAATGGCGAGCCATTTTCCATCCGGGGACCAGGAGCCAATTGTATGATTGTACGGGCCATCGCTGAGTGGAGTAACCTCGCCTGTTTCTACATGAACAATGGCCAACTGCTTGTTTTTCTCGTAAATGAACCCGAGATCATCGGATTTATACTTCATTCTGCCGACATGAATGGCTTTGGCATTTACTTTTTCCTCGGTCCCCTCCTGATCTGCGAATGTTTCACCCTCATCCAGGAGAGACGAAAAGACAATGTAGTTGCCGTCAGGTGACCAAATCGGATTGCTGACGCCGTTTTTGCAATGTGTGAGCTGCCTTGCTTCTCCTCCGTTTGCCTCGATCAGCCAAATCTGTGGTTTTCCAGATCGATTCGAAACAAAGCTAATCTTTGAACCATCCGGGGACCAGCGCGGGAAGGTGTCGCGGGAGCCAGCCGTCAGGGGCTGTGGTTCATCCGCATCCAATCTGCGTAAAACCAAGTGATTTTGATAGGCGTGGGACTCATCGATTTGATTTTCGACATAGGCAAGCGTTTTTCCGTCTGGTGATAGCTGCGGATCGCTCGCGTACCGCATTTGATACAAATCTTCAGCCGTTATGCCTCTTTTTTCTTGCGTCATCCTAATCACTCCTCGATTTTCTTGGTGGATGCGAGTTGCTCCAAAAAGAACTGGGAAATCTTTTGATTCATCGTGATGTGATTGTCCAGCTTTTCGGTAAAGTGGCCTTCATCCTCAAAAATGTGCAAATCGACTTCTTGACCCCTGCCTCTCATGTCTGCTACGAGCTGTTCTGCTTCGCTGACAGGAACACGCGTATCATTGCGCCCGTGGAATACGAGAAGCGGAGCCGTGATCTTATGGGAATGATTCAAAGGAGCAATTTCTTCAAAAAAGTCATCGTCTTCGCCGAGGAACCCGTACTCGAGCTCACGCAATCTCCTTCTCCATGCCCCGGTGTTCTCCAAAAAGGTTTTGAAGTGGGAAATCCCTACAATATCAACACCCGCGGCCCACAGATCGGGGTAGTGCGTAAGCGCAGCCAGTGTCATGAAGCCTCCGTAACTGCGACCCATGATACCAATCGCATTCGGGTCAACACTTGGGCGGTTGCCTAAATCTTTGACCAGCCAAGCCAAATCTGCGACAGAATCCATCCGCTTGCGACGATCATCGAGCTGGACATATTCCCGACCATAGCCCATGCTACCGCGAACATTCGGTGCTACCACCGTAAAGCCTTCATTCGCTAAAAATTGAAAAACAGGATGATACTCTGGGCGAATTTGGCTCTCTGGCCCGCCATGGGCGTAGACGACGACTGGTTTTTTTTCTGCATGATCAGATGTATCTTTGGCATAAAGGAAATACGGCACTTCCAAGCCATCAAATGAGTGAAAGGTGCACAATTCCGGCTCGATGAGTTTATCTTCCAGCACATCGGATTGGCCAATATTCGTTACACGGCGGCTGATTTGCTCCGAGATGGTGTACGTCCAGATGTCTCCTGGAAGTGTAGGGCTTTTCAGCGTATAGGCGAGCTGATCATCACTCACCCACGCCAAGGAAGAGATCACGCCACGTGGTGCTTCCTCTACCCGCTTCCAACTTTGCTCTGTCAAGGAATAGAGAGCAAGAACGGAGTAGCCTCCTTCATTGATCGTGAAGGCAAGAAGCGTCTCGTCCGGGGATAATTTGGCCTCCTCGATGTCCCATTTCGAGTCATGCACCAGTTTGTCCAGCTCTCCTGTACGCAGTGAAAAACGGCACAACGCTTTCGTGTTTTCATCGCGGTCGGTTACAAGATATCCCGTTTGGCCGTCTTCCGACAGTACCAAGGAATGGTAGCGAGCATGTTTGCTGCAAATGGCGAGCTTTTGTGCTTCCTTCGTTTGCAGATCCAACCAATACAAGCAATTGTCAATGTTGGTTTCCTGCACGCTGAAAATGAGTCCTGTCCCGTCTGGCAGCCAGCCGATTGGAGTTGTGCGCCCATCGTAACGAAAGACTTCCTCATACGCACCACTCTCGACATCCTGTACGAAAATATCAAAGCTACGCGGGTTGCGACGATTGCTGGACCACGCGATCTTTTGCCCACACGGAGACCAGCCTCCTAAATAGTGAAAGTAATCGGGAGCGTCCGTCAGCGGCTTTACGACTACACCATTGCCGGTCAGCAAAAAGAATTGCTGCCGCTCGTCGCCCTTGTTGTCCATACCGACAATTGTTTTCGTTCCACATGGGGAATGGTCAACCTCTACTACACGATCAGGCAAAAAGGTCACTTGCTCCGAACTGTTCGCCTCATCATTCCAGCGCCACAACTGCGCGATGCCTGTCAGCTTCGTTAAAAAGGTAATCTCTCTACGCTGCGGCACCACCTTCAATTGATACGCGGATTTCACTTGCAGAAAGTCCAAAATCACGAGAATCATCCTTTCCTCTTTTGCTACTTGTACGTTGGAGTATGTAAAGAGAAAAAAGAGGAGAAGCTCCTCTTTTTTTCTATTTCTTTGTTGCCCAGCGAGCGCTAGGGAACGCGTTGACTGGGAAAGTGAGACCTTCTAAATTCGGTTTCACCAAATAGTTTTGCTGGTAGTGGTAGACTGGCATGAACGGCATTTCATCCATCAAAACGGCTTCTGCCTGATGAAGCAATTCCATACGCTTGTTCGGGTCTTGCTCAACTTTTGCCGCCATATTCAACTGATCATACTCTTTGTTCACCCAACCCGTACGGTTGTTCGGGCTTTCACCCAAATAGTAGTCAAGGTTAAATGAAGGGTCGTTGATTTGACCTACCCAGCCCATACGGCCCATTTGATAGTTCTTTTGTTTGGTTGTATCCAGATACACTTTCCACTCTTGGTTTGTCATTTTCACTTCTACGCCCAAGTTTTTCTTGAGCATTTCTTGGATCGCTTGTGCTATTTTCTTGTGGCTTTCATCAGTGTTGTACATGAGTGTAACTTCTGGCAGCGTAGACCAGCCTTCTTCTTGCATACCTTCAGCCAACAACTTCTTCGCTGCTTCGTAATCTTCTTTGAAGTAGTCTCCGCCCTCTTCGCGGAAGTCTTTACCGTTTGGTTGCATCGCTCCACGCGGAACCATGGAGTAAGCTGGTGTTTCTCCACCTTGGCTCACCATTTCTGACAGGGCTTTACGGTCGAGCGACATGGCGAATGCTTTGCGAACCTTTTTATTCGT
The window above is part of the Brevibacillus antibioticus genome. Proteins encoded here:
- a CDS encoding S9 family peptidase gives rise to the protein MTQEKRGITAEDLYQMRYASDPQLSPDGKTLAYVENQIDESHAYQNHLVLRRLDADEPQPLTAGSRDTFPRWSPDGSKISFVSNRSGKPQIWLIEANGGEARQLTHCKNGVSNPIWSPDGNYIVFSSLLDEGETFADQEGTEEKVNAKAIHVGRMKYKSDDLGFIYEKNKQLAIVHVETGEVTPLSDGPYNHTIGSWSPDGKWLAITANRAEDPDFQHSIDVFLIPSEGGEWKKLTNSKGTFAYPTWSHDGKKLAYIGSESDTQLYAAQKRIWVYDFEKGDYTCITADWDVQVGDSTIGDMRSPGHPNPGAVWTADGRGMYVIASERGNSGIYHVTLDGQVTNVVAGNRNIYGFSLHEKDQTVVAAISDPFTPGDLYQVGLKDGEEKRLTALNKELFAGIELPVPEEMEFVAKDGWKLHGWMLKPVGFEEGKKYPMVLQIHGGPHSMYGNTFFHEFQLLAAKGYAVLYTNPRGSFGYGERFVQACCGDYGGNDYRDLMTAVEYACDHFDFVDEDRLGVAGGSYGGFMTNWIVGKTNRFKAGVTDRSICNWVSFYGVSDIGYYFTAEEIQANPFTNPEKMWQHSPIRLVENIETPLLIMHGEHDYRCPIEQAEQLYVTLKHQGKAPVSFVRFPGASHELSRSGDPRQRVLRLQYTTDWFDSYLVAHQKEKVE
- a CDS encoding S9 family peptidase — encoded protein: MILDFLQVKSAYQLKVVPQRREITFLTKLTGIAQLWRWNDEANSSEQVTFLPDRVVEVDHSPCGTKTIVGMDNKGDERQQFFLLTGNGVVVKPLTDAPDYFHYLGGWSPCGQKIAWSSNRRNPRSFDIFVQDVESGAYEEVFRYDGRTTPIGWLPDGTGLIFSVQETNIDNCLYWLDLQTKEAQKLAICSKHARYHSLVLSEDGQTGYLVTDRDENTKALCRFSLRTGELDKLVHDSKWDIEEAKLSPDETLLAFTINEGGYSVLALYSLTEQSWKRVEEAPRGVISSLAWVSDDQLAYTLKSPTLPGDIWTYTISEQISRRVTNIGQSDVLEDKLIEPELCTFHSFDGLEVPYFLYAKDTSDHAEKKPVVVYAHGGPESQIRPEYHPVFQFLANEGFTVVAPNVRGSMGYGREYVQLDDRRKRMDSVADLAWLVKDLGNRPSVDPNAIGIMGRSYGGFMTLAALTHYPDLWAAGVDIVGISHFKTFLENTGAWRRRLRELEYGFLGEDDDFFEEIAPLNHSHKITAPLLVFHGRNDTRVPVSEAEQLVADMRGRGQEVDLHIFEDEGHFTEKLDNHITMNQKISQFFLEQLASTKKIEE